From the genome of Cedecea lapagei, one region includes:
- the ubiH gene encoding 2-octaprenyl-6-methoxyphenyl hydroxylase → MSVIIVGGGMAGATLALAISKLTRGKLPVSLIEAVAPDSTAHPGFDARAIALAKGTCQQLDRIGIWPAIADRATAIKTVHVSDRGHAGFVTLEAEDYQIDALGHVVELHDIGLRLFSLLRKAPGVTLHCPQRVASFSRNEQSVNVVLDNGVELQGNVLVAADGTRSKLAAQCGVTLQSQSYQQIAVIANVMISEPHNGRAFERFTEHGPIAMLPMSDGRCSLVWCHPLEARAEVESWSETEFCRQLQRAFGWRLGRITQAGVRHHYPLALTTASQTVSHRLALVGNAAQTLHPIAGQGFNLGLRDVMSLAEGLAEAYAAGADVGSFPVLAAWRQRRAADKAATIGVTDGLVQLFANRWAPLVVGRNLGLMAMEHFTPARDVLAQRTLGWVAR, encoded by the coding sequence ATGAGCGTAATTATTGTTGGCGGTGGGATGGCTGGAGCAACGCTTGCGCTGGCCATTTCAAAACTTACCCGCGGCAAGCTGCCGGTTAGCCTGATTGAGGCCGTAGCGCCGGATTCCACTGCGCATCCGGGCTTTGATGCACGCGCCATTGCGTTAGCCAAGGGCACCTGCCAGCAGCTCGATCGAATTGGTATCTGGCCAGCCATTGCCGATCGCGCAACGGCGATTAAAACCGTGCATGTGAGCGACCGGGGGCACGCTGGTTTCGTCACTCTTGAAGCAGAAGATTATCAGATTGATGCTCTTGGGCATGTAGTGGAGCTTCATGATATCGGGCTGCGCCTGTTTAGCCTGCTGCGTAAGGCGCCGGGCGTAACGCTGCATTGTCCGCAGCGTGTAGCGTCCTTCTCCCGAAATGAGCAAAGCGTAAACGTTGTGCTGGATAACGGCGTCGAGCTGCAGGGGAACGTTCTGGTCGCGGCGGACGGTACCCGTTCTAAGCTGGCGGCGCAGTGCGGCGTGACCTTGCAGTCGCAGAGCTACCAGCAGATAGCGGTGATTGCCAACGTTATGATCTCCGAGCCCCATAACGGGCGCGCGTTTGAGCGTTTTACCGAACACGGACCCATTGCTATGCTGCCGATGTCCGACGGGCGCTGTTCGCTGGTGTGGTGTCACCCGCTGGAGGCTCGTGCAGAAGTGGAAAGCTGGAGCGAAACCGAGTTCTGCCGGCAGCTGCAGCGTGCCTTTGGCTGGCGGCTCGGGCGAATTACCCAGGCGGGCGTTCGCCATCACTATCCGCTGGCGCTGACGACGGCCTCGCAGACCGTTTCTCATCGCCTTGCGCTTGTCGGCAACGCCGCACAAACGCTGCATCCCATAGCCGGGCAGGGCTTTAACCTTGGCCTGCGTGACGTCATGTCTCTGGCCGAAGGCCTGGCAGAGGCATATGCCGCAGGGGCTGATGTCGGCAGCTTCCCGGTGCTCGCCGCCTGGCGGCAGCGTCGTGCCGCCGATAAAGCCGCGACCATCGGCGTCACCGACGGGCTGGTTCAGCTGTTTGCTAACCGCTGGGCACCGCTGGTGGTGGGCCGTAATCTTGGCCTGATGGCAATGGAACATTTCACACCGGCACGAGACGTGCTGGCTCAGCGCACCCTCGGTTGGGTCGCGCGTTAA
- the pepP gene encoding Xaa-Pro aminopeptidase, whose product MNLQEFLRRRQALLAKMAPGSAALIFAAPEATRNADSEYPYRQSSDFWYFTGFNEPEAVLVLIKSDESHNHSVLFNRVRDKSAEIWFGRRLGQEAAPQKLGVDRALAFTEIGEQLHLLLNGLDVVYHAQGEYEYADNIVFAALDKLRRGSRQNLSAPATLTDWRPTVHELRLFKSEEEIAVMRRAGEITALAHTRAMQACRPGMFEYQLEGEIHHEFTRHGARYPSYTTIVGGGENGCILHYTENESELRDGDLVLIDAGCEYQSYAGDITRTFPVNGKFTPAQREIYDIVLESLETSLKLYRPGTSMQEVTAEVVRIMVKGLVKLGILKGDVDQLIANNAHRAFFMHGLSHWLGLDVHDVGAYGPDKSRVLEPGMVITVEPGLYIAPDADVPAQYRGIGIRIEDDIVITQDGNENLTASVVKSADDIEALMAAARQP is encoded by the coding sequence ATGAATCTGCAGGAATTTCTTCGTCGCCGCCAGGCGCTGCTGGCTAAGATGGCGCCGGGCAGCGCTGCGCTTATTTTCGCGGCCCCGGAAGCGACCCGCAATGCGGATAGCGAATATCCCTATCGGCAGAGCAGCGATTTTTGGTACTTCACCGGTTTTAACGAGCCGGAAGCGGTTCTGGTGCTCATCAAAAGCGATGAGTCACACAACCACAGCGTGCTGTTCAACCGTGTGAGAGATAAGAGCGCAGAGATCTGGTTTGGCCGTCGGCTTGGACAGGAAGCTGCGCCGCAGAAGCTGGGCGTAGATCGTGCGCTGGCCTTTACGGAAATTGGCGAACAGCTGCACCTCCTGCTAAACGGCCTGGACGTGGTGTACCACGCTCAGGGCGAATACGAATACGCGGATAACATTGTCTTTGCCGCGCTGGATAAGCTGCGCCGTGGCTCGCGTCAAAATCTCTCTGCGCCTGCAACCCTGACGGACTGGCGTCCGACGGTACATGAGCTGCGCCTTTTCAAATCAGAAGAGGAGATTGCGGTTATGCGCCGCGCCGGGGAGATCACCGCGCTGGCTCATACTCGCGCGATGCAGGCCTGCCGTCCGGGAATGTTCGAGTATCAGCTCGAGGGCGAAATTCATCACGAATTTACTCGGCACGGTGCGCGCTATCCGTCTTATACCACCATTGTCGGCGGCGGTGAGAACGGCTGTATTCTGCATTACACCGAAAACGAAAGTGAACTCCGCGACGGCGATCTGGTGCTGATTGACGCCGGATGTGAGTACCAAAGCTACGCCGGAGACATCACCCGTACCTTCCCCGTAAACGGGAAATTCACCCCGGCACAGCGTGAGATTTACGATATCGTACTTGAGTCACTGGAAACTTCCCTGAAGCTCTACCGCCCGGGCACCTCCATGCAGGAAGTGACGGCGGAAGTGGTGCGCATTATGGTGAAAGGCCTGGTAAAACTGGGGATCCTTAAAGGCGACGTTGACCAGCTGATCGCCAATAATGCCCACCGCGCCTTCTTTATGCATGGCCTTAGCCACTGGCTGGGGCTGGACGTTCACGACGTCGGCGCTTATGGGCCGGACAAGTCGCGCGTGCTGGAGCCCGGCATGGTGATTACCGTTGAGCCAGGGCTTTATATCGCCCCGGATGCGGACGTGCCCGCGCAGTATCGTGGCATTGGTATCCGCATCGAAGACGATATCGTCATTACCCAGGACGGTAATGAAAACCTGACCGCCAGCGTGGTGAAATCGGCAGACGATATCGAAGCGCTGATGGCAGCGGCGCGTCAGCCATGA
- the gcvT gene encoding glycine cleavage system aminomethyltransferase GcvT: MTQQTPLFEQHTLCGARMVDFHGWMMPLHYGSQIDEHHAVRTDAGMFDVSHMTIVDLQGSRTREFLRYLVANDVAKLTQPGKALYTAMLNASGGVIDDLIIYFFSEENFRLVVNSATREKDLAWINEQAKPYGVSVTVRDDLSLIAVQGPNAKEKAATLFSEEQRKAVEGMKPFFGVQSGDLFIATTGYTGEAGYEIAMPNEKAAEFWAQLVEAGVKPCGLGARDTLRLEAGMNLYGQDMDEGVSPLAANMGWTIAWQPEDRDFIGREALEAQRASGTEQLVGLIMTEKGVLRNELPVRFTDAQGNIHEGAITSGTFSPTLGYSIALARVPAGIGETAIVQIRNREMPVKVTKPIFVRAGKPVAL, from the coding sequence ATGACTCAACAGACCCCCTTATTTGAACAGCACACGCTTTGTGGCGCCCGCATGGTTGATTTCCACGGCTGGATGATGCCGCTGCACTACGGCTCACAAATTGATGAACACCACGCGGTACGCACCGACGCCGGTATGTTCGACGTTTCCCACATGACCATTGTCGACCTGCAAGGCAGCCGTACCCGTGAATTCCTGCGTTATTTAGTCGCCAACGACGTCGCCAAACTGACTCAGCCTGGCAAAGCGCTTTACACCGCCATGCTCAATGCCTCCGGCGGCGTAATTGATGACCTGATTATCTACTTCTTCAGCGAAGAGAACTTCCGCCTCGTTGTGAACTCTGCCACCCGTGAAAAAGACCTTGCCTGGATTAACGAGCAGGCAAAACCGTATGGCGTGTCCGTCACCGTACGTGATGACCTGTCGCTGATTGCCGTTCAGGGCCCGAACGCGAAGGAGAAAGCCGCCACGCTGTTTAGCGAAGAGCAGCGTAAAGCCGTCGAAGGCATGAAGCCGTTCTTTGGCGTGCAGTCCGGCGACCTGTTTATCGCCACGACCGGCTACACCGGCGAAGCTGGCTATGAGATTGCGATGCCTAACGAAAAGGCTGCGGAGTTCTGGGCGCAGCTGGTTGAAGCAGGCGTTAAGCCTTGCGGCCTGGGCGCTCGCGATACGCTGCGTCTGGAAGCCGGGATGAATCTCTACGGCCAGGACATGGACGAGGGGGTTTCTCCGCTGGCCGCCAATATGGGCTGGACCATCGCCTGGCAGCCGGAAGATCGTGATTTTATCGGCCGTGAAGCGCTTGAAGCGCAGCGCGCCAGCGGTACCGAGCAGCTGGTTGGCTTGATCATGACCGAAAAAGGCGTATTACGTAATGAGCTGCCGGTACGGTTTACCGACGCGCAGGGCAATATTCATGAAGGTGCAATCACCAGCGGCACTTTCTCGCCTACGCTCGGTTACAGCATTGCGCTGGCCCGCGTGCCGGCTGGCATCGGTGAAACGGCGATTGTGCAGATCCGCAACCGTGAAATGCCTGTCAAAGTTACCAAACCTATTTTTGTTCGCGCCGGGAAGCCGGTTGCGCTTTAA
- a CDS encoding YecA/YgfB family protein, translating to MSIQNAMPGYDAVGQLLNQQGVGLTPAEMHGLISGMLCGGNKDSSWQALLHDLTNEGLAFSQNLADPLRQMHAAIGDSLEDEGFLFQLYLPDGDDVSVFDRADALSGWVNHFLLGLGVMQSKLDKVTGETGEAIDDLRNIAQLGYDEDEDQEELEMSLEEIIEYVRVAALLCHDTFTRVAPTAPEVQKPTLH from the coding sequence ATGTCTATACAGAACGCAATGCCTGGCTACGATGCCGTAGGCCAACTTTTGAACCAACAAGGTGTGGGCCTGACGCCTGCAGAAATGCACGGCTTGATCAGCGGTATGCTGTGCGGCGGTAACAAAGACAGCAGCTGGCAAGCGCTGCTGCACGACCTGACGAATGAAGGCCTGGCTTTTAGCCAGAACCTTGCGGATCCGCTGCGCCAGATGCACGCTGCCATTGGCGACTCGCTGGAGGATGAAGGTTTCCTGTTCCAGCTTTACCTGCCGGACGGTGATGATGTCTCCGTTTTCGATCGCGCCGATGCGCTTTCCGGCTGGGTAAACCACTTCCTGCTTGGGCTTGGCGTGATGCAAAGCAAGCTTGATAAAGTCACCGGTGAAACCGGTGAAGCGATCGACGATCTGCGTAATATTGCCCAACTGGGCTATGACGAAGACGAAGACCAGGAAGAGCTGGAGATGTCGCTGGAGGAGATTATCGAGTATGTGCGTGTTGCCGCTTTGCTGTGTCACGACACCTTTACTCGCGTGGCGCCAACGGCTCCCGAGGTACAAAAACCAACGCTCCACTAA
- the gcvH gene encoding glycine cleavage system protein GcvH, which yields MSNVPNELKYSKEHEWLRKEADGSYTVGITEHAQELLGDMVFVDLPEVGATVSAGDDCAVAESVKAASDIYAPISGEIVAVNDALSDSPELVNSEPYGEGWIFKIKASDEAQIAALLDASAYEALLEDE from the coding sequence ATGAGCAATGTGCCTAACGAACTGAAATACAGCAAAGAGCACGAATGGCTGCGTAAAGAAGCCGACGGGAGCTACACCGTTGGGATCACTGAACATGCACAGGAACTGCTGGGCGATATGGTGTTTGTTGACCTGCCTGAAGTGGGCGCTACCGTCTCTGCCGGTGATGACTGCGCCGTTGCCGAATCCGTTAAGGCAGCTTCTGACATCTACGCGCCAATCAGCGGTGAAATCGTGGCGGTTAACGACGCGCTGAGCGACAGCCCGGAGCTGGTTAACAGCGAGCCTTACGGCGAAGGCTGGATCTTCAAAATCAAGGCCAGCGACGAAGCTCAAATTGCCGCGCTGCTGGATGCTTCTGCTTATGAAGCGCTGTTAGAAGACGAGTAA
- the ubiI gene encoding FAD-dependent 2-octaprenylphenol hydroxylase: MQSVDVAIVGGGMVGLAVACGLQGSGLRVAVIENHLPQPVAPDAAPELRVSAINAASEKLLTHLGAWPKISERASCYHGMEVWERDSFGQIAFDDKSFGFSHLGHIVENSVIHQALWQRAEQCSDITLMAPAEINQVAWGENEAFLTLKDGTMLTARLVVGADGANSWLRGKADIPLTFWDYNHHALVATIRTAEPHQAVARQAFHGDGILAFLPLSDPHLCSIVWSLPPEEAARMQQADDEAFNQALSVAFNMRLGLCSVESERRVFPLTGRYARSFAGHRLALVGDAAHTIHPLAGQGVNLGFMDAAELISEIRRLHREGKDFGQHLYLRRYERSRKHSAAVMLASMQGFRDLFAGSNPAKKLLRDIGLKLADTLPGVKPQLIRQAMGLQDLPSWLQ, encoded by the coding sequence TTGCAAAGCGTAGATGTGGCGATTGTCGGCGGCGGCATGGTTGGGCTGGCGGTAGCCTGTGGGCTCCAGGGCAGCGGACTGCGCGTTGCGGTCATCGAAAACCACCTTCCTCAGCCGGTTGCGCCTGACGCCGCGCCCGAACTGCGCGTTTCGGCGATCAATGCCGCCAGTGAAAAGCTGCTGACGCATCTTGGCGCATGGCCAAAAATCAGCGAGCGCGCCAGCTGCTATCACGGGATGGAAGTGTGGGAGCGCGACAGTTTCGGGCAGATTGCTTTTGACGATAAGAGCTTCGGTTTTAGCCACCTCGGGCACATTGTCGAAAACTCGGTGATCCATCAGGCGCTATGGCAGCGTGCGGAACAGTGCAGCGACATTACCCTGATGGCGCCGGCGGAAATTAATCAGGTCGCCTGGGGCGAAAACGAAGCGTTTCTGACCCTTAAAGACGGGACGATGCTGACCGCGAGGCTGGTGGTAGGCGCGGATGGCGCAAACTCCTGGCTGCGCGGCAAAGCGGATATTCCGCTGACCTTCTGGGACTACAACCATCATGCGCTGGTGGCCACGATTCGCACTGCCGAACCGCATCAGGCCGTTGCTCGTCAGGCGTTTCACGGCGACGGTATTCTGGCGTTCCTGCCGCTGTCTGACCCGCATCTGTGCTCGATTGTCTGGTCGCTGCCGCCGGAAGAGGCGGCGCGTATGCAGCAGGCGGACGATGAGGCGTTCAATCAGGCGCTTTCCGTTGCTTTTAATATGCGTCTCGGTTTGTGCTCCGTGGAAAGTGAACGCCGCGTCTTTCCGCTGACGGGCCGCTATGCCCGCAGCTTTGCCGGTCACCGCCTGGCGCTGGTGGGCGATGCCGCCCATACCATTCATCCGCTGGCCGGGCAGGGCGTTAATCTCGGTTTTATGGATGCCGCTGAATTGATTTCTGAAATTCGCCGTCTGCACCGTGAGGGCAAGGATTTCGGGCAACATCTCTATCTGCGTCGCTATGAGCGCAGCCGTAAGCACAGTGCGGCGGTCATGCTGGCCAGTATGCAGGGGTTCCGTGACCTGTTTGCCGGCAGTAACCCGGCGAAAAAGCTGCTGCGGGATATTGGCCTTAAGCTTGCCGATACGCTGCCGGGGGTTAAGCCTCAGTTAATCCGTCAGGCGATGGGGCTGCAAGATCTGCCGTCCTGGCTGCAATAA
- the zapA gene encoding cell division protein ZapA, translated as MSAQPVDIQIFGRSLRVNCPPEQQDALNQAAEELNQRLQDLKVRTRVTNTEQLVFIAALNICYELAQEKSKTRDYAANMEERIRMLQQTIEQALLEQGRIADRQGPKFE; from the coding sequence ATGTCTGCACAACCAGTCGATATTCAAATTTTCGGTCGTTCATTGCGCGTGAATTGTCCGCCTGAACAACAGGATGCGCTGAATCAGGCTGCGGAAGAGCTGAATCAGCGGTTGCAAGATTTAAAAGTTCGCACTAGAGTCACAAATACCGAGCAGCTGGTCTTTATCGCAGCACTGAACATTTGCTACGAGCTGGCTCAGGAAAAGTCGAAAACCCGTGACTACGCCGCCAATATGGAAGAGCGTATTCGGATGCTACAGCAGACCATCGAACAAGCATTGCTTGAGCAAGGTCGCATTGCAGACCGACAGGGTCCAAAGTTTGAATAA